One Polaribacter reichenbachii genomic window, TGAAATTGAAACTTCTAAACAAGAAATTTTAGATTGTATTGCTTTAACGTCTACAGATTGGAAGCAAATTTATGAGTTTTTAAAATTAGAAGATAGAGTTTCTGAAATTACTAGAAATACAAATGAAACTAAGATTTACATCAAACTAAATTTAGACGGTTCTGGTAAAAATGATATTGACACTGGAGTTAAGTTTTTCGATCATATGTTAGATCAAATTGGTAGACATGGTGCTATGGATTTAACTGTTAAAGTAGATGGAGATTTAGAGGTTGATGAACATCACACAATAGAAGATACGATGATTGCTTTAGGAGAATTATTCCACAAAGCATTAGGTAATAAATTAGGGATAGAACGTTATGGTTTTTGTTTACCTATGGATGATTGTTTAGCACAAGCAGCAGTTGATTTTGGTGGTAGACCTTGGCTAGTTTGGGATGCAGATTTTAAACGAGAAATGATTGGTGATATGCCAACAGAAATGTTTTTACATTTGTTTAAATCGTTTACAGATGGTGCAAAATGTAATTTAAATATTAAGGCAGAAGGTGATAATGAGCATCATAAAATAGAAGGAATTTTTAAAGCATTTGCAAAAGCAATGAAAATGGCTGTAAAAAGAGATGCTAACAAAATGTTTTTACCAAGTACAAAAGGAATGTTGTAAAATTACCTTTAGCTGTTAGCTATTTGCTAATAGCCAAAAGCTAAAAGCGAAAAAATGAAATTAGTAATTATAGATTACGG contains:
- the hisB gene encoding bifunctional histidinol-phosphatase/imidazoleglycerol-phosphate dehydratase HisB; protein product: MKKVLFIDRDGTLVLEPPVDYQLDSLEKLEYYPKVFQYMAKIAAELDYELVMVTNQDGLGTDSFPEDTFWPAQNKVISAFEKEGVVFSEVCIDKTFPHENAPTRKPRTGLLTKYFSEDYDLENSFVLGDRITDMELAKNLGAKGIYLSENPELGADEIETSKQEILDCIALTSTDWKQIYEFLKLEDRVSEITRNTNETKIYIKLNLDGSGKNDIDTGVKFFDHMLDQIGRHGAMDLTVKVDGDLEVDEHHTIEDTMIALGELFHKALGNKLGIERYGFCLPMDDCLAQAAVDFGGRPWLVWDADFKREMIGDMPTEMFLHLFKSFTDGAKCNLNIKAEGDNEHHKIEGIFKAFAKAMKMAVKRDANKMFLPSTKGML